The genomic stretch CGGCTGGGCGGCTGCCCGGCGCGCCGGCGGGGTCACCCCGCGCACCGCCCTGGCGGAGGGGTGAGGAGCGCCCGCGGGATTGGCTTTGTCGCGCGGGGCCGCGACCGGGTACCGTGCCGCCCGGAGGCGCGCATGCACGTGCTGGTGATCCTGCCGAGGTGGCTCGGCGACGTCGTTCTGTCGACCCCGCTGCTGCGGTCCCTCCGCGCCCACGTCGGCCCCGGCGCGCGGATCAGCGCCGCGGTGAAGCCGGCGTTCATCCCGCTGTTTGCCGGAACCGATTGGATCGACGCGTTCGTCCCCTTCGACAAACGCGGCCGCGATCCGGCGGTGCGGGTGCGGGGCGCGGCAGCGCGGCTGCGGCGCGAGCGCCCCGACGTCGCCCTGATCGTCCCCAACTCGCTGTCCACCGGGCTGCTCGCCTGGCTCGCCGGCGCGAAGCGGCGCGTCGGCTTCGCGCGGCACGGCCGGCGCTGGTTGCTCACCGATCCGCTCGAGCCGCCGCGGCAGCGGGGGCGGATCGTGCCGGTGTCGACCGCGGCGCACGCGATGGATCTCGGTGCCTGGATCGGCGTCCCCCGCGGCCCGTTGAGGCTCGAGCTGGCGACGACCGCGGCCGAGGAGGCGCTGGCTGACGCGGTCCTGGCCCGTCTGTTCCCCGAGTCGGCCGGCCCGCTGGTCGTGTTCAACGACAATGGGGCCTACGGACCGTCGAAGAGCTGGGGAACCGACCGGTTCGCGGCGCTGGCCCGGCTCACCGTCGAGCGCGTCCCCTCCGCCCGCGTCGTCGTCCACTGCGGTCCCGGCGACCGCGACGGCGCGCGCGACTGCGCCCGCCGGGCGGCCGACCGCCGGGTGACGAGCCTCGCCGACATCGACGACCTGCCGCTCGGTCTTTCCAAGGCGCTGCTGCGCCGCGCCGCGGTGGTGGTGACCACCGACAGCGGCCCGCGGCACGTCGCCGCCGCGTTCGGCACGCCGACCGTCGTCCTCCACGGCCCGATGGATCCACGGCTCGGCGCGTCGGACCACCGCTGGCTGGAGGAGGTGCGCCTCGACCTCGCCTGCTCCCCGTGCGGAAGACGCGAGTGCCCGCTCGGTCACCACGATTGCATGAAGCTCGTCACGCCGGCTGAGGTGGGGCGTATCATGGTTGACCTGCTCGAGCGGTCGCGGCGGCCCGCCGACCGTGTCGCCTGATCGTCCCGTCCCGGAGGCTCCCCGGATGATGTCGTCTCTCGCGATGCTCGCCGCCATCGGCCTGACGGCCTTCTGCTGGGGCGTCTACGGACCGGTGCTCCATGTCGGCAGCGGCCTGCTGGGATCGGCCCTCCGGGCCTTCATGTGCGTCGGGTTGGCCTACTTCGGGATCGCGATCGTCGTCCCCTCGGCGATCCTCGCCCGGACCGGCGAGAAGGGTGCGTGGACGCGCACCGGCATCCTCTGGAGTCTGGTCGCCGGCGTGGCCGGGGCGCTGGGCGCACTGGGTGTGATCCTGGCGCTGCGTGTCTTCGGGGGACAGGCGATCTACGTGATGCCGCTGGTGTTCGGTGGGGCGCCGGTGGTCAACACGCTCCTCAACGCGACGATGAACAAGGCGTTCGACCAACTCAAGGCGCCGTTCCTGGCCGGGCTGATCCTCGTCATCACCGGCGCCGCGACGGTGCTCGTCTTCAAGCCGCAGACGCCGGCGCACACGGCGCCCGCGAAAGCCGTCGAGGTCGCGGCGACGGCCGGGCAGCCGCAGACCGTCACGGCGGTCAAGAAAGCGGAGAACTTCGTCGGGGTGCTCCTGGCTGCGGCGATGGCGATGCTGTCGTGGGGCGCCTACGGACCGGTGCTCCACAAGGGCCAGGTGGCGATGGCGGGGAGCCGGCTGCGCCCGCTGATCTGCATCGGGGTGTCGTATTTCCTCATCGCCGTCCTCGTCCCGTTGGCACTCCTCGGCCCGACCGGCGACACCGGTTCGTGGCATGCCGGCGGCCTGCTCTGGAGCCTGGCGGCCGGTTCGCTCGGCGCCCTCGGGGCGCTCGGCACGATCCTCGCTTTCGCCTGCGGGGGGAAGCCGTTCACGGTGATGCCGGTGGTCTTCGGGTGCGCGCCGGTGATCAACACGTTCACCACCCTGGCGATGGCCGACACGAGGCCCGAGGCGGTGAGCCCGGTGTTTATTGCCGGGCTGCTCGTCGTCGCCGCCGGCGCGGCGACGGTGCTCGCCTTCGGGCCGCGCGCCCACGCCCCGGCGCACGCGGCCCCGGCTCCCGCGACGCCGCACTGACGCTCGGCCGCCGTTCACGTGCCGCGCCGGTGGCCGAACCACGCCACGTGGTGCCGCGGGCCGTAGGCGAGCCCGGCGGCGGCAGCGGCGGGGCGCAGCCAGGCTCCGATCCGCTCGAGCGTCACCACGTCGATCCCCTCGGGCATGAGGAACACGCGCGAGCGGTCGAGCGGCTCGCCGTGTGCCCGCTCGAGATCGGCGAGCCAGGCGAGCGCCTCGGCGATGTCGGCTTCCGCGCCGACGACGAACTTGAGCTGCCAGGGACCGCCGGCGAGGAGGCGGAGGAGCACGTCGTCGGCGCGCCGCGCCGACAGGTGCCGGCGATGCCAGGCGGGGTGGTCGGCCGCGGCCGGTGCCGAGGAGGTGAGCTTCGGGCTGATGCTCACCAGATCGGCCCAGCCCCCCGGCGGCAGCCCGGGCGGGATCACCGTGCCGGCCGTCTCGACGGTGACGTGCAGCCCGGCGCCGCGGCAGCGGGCGACGATCTCCGGGGCGTCGGCGAACAGGAGCGGTTCACCGCCGGTGAGGACGACGTGCCGGGCACCGGTCGCGATGACGGCTCCGACGATCCGGGCGACACTCCATTCCTCCCCTTCCGGGTGCCAGCTCGTGTAGGGCGTGTCGCACCAGGCGCAGCGGAGATTGCAGCCGCTGGCGCGGACGAACACGCTCGGCGTGCCGGCCAGCAACCCTTCCCCTTGCAGCGACGTGAACAGCTCGGCGATCCGCACCGTGCCTCCTGTCCGCGGCGGAGCCGCTCAGCCGGTGTGCGCCCGCGGATCGACCGCGCCGGCCGCGGCGAAGCCGGCGGCACGGATCTGGCAGGAGTCGCAGCGGCCGCAGGGACGGCCGTCGGGGGCGGGGTCGTAGCAGCTCGTGGTCAGGCCGTGGTCGAGGCCGAGCTCGATGCCGAGCCGGACGATGTCCGCCTTGCCGAGGTGGAGGAGCGGCGTGACGATCTCGAGCGGCGTCCCCTCGACGCCGGCCTTCGTCGCCAGCGTGGCCAGCCGGGCGAAGGCGGCGATGAACTCCGGCCGGCAGTCGGGGTAGCCGCTGTAGTCGACGGCGTTGACTCCCAGCGCGATCGCCGTCGCGCCGCGTGTCTCGGCGACGGCCAGTGCCAGCGCCAGGAAGACCGTGTTCCGCGCCGGCACGTAGGTCACGGGAATCTCCGCCGCGAGGGCCGCCGCGGGGCGGTCTTTCGGCACGGCGATCGACCGGTCGACAAGCGCGCTGCCGCCACAGGCCGCCAGATCGACGGCGAGGACGACGTGGTCGGTGATCCCGAGCGCCGCGGCGATCCGGGCGGCGGCCTCGAGCTCCACCGCGTGGCGCTGGCCGTAGTCCACCGACAGCGCCGTGACGGTGTCGCCGCGCCGTACGGCCCATGCCGCCACGGTCGCCGAGTCGAGTCCGCCCGAGAGGAGCACGACGGTGCGGCGCGCGGCGCCGTGGGGGACGGTGACCTCTTCCATGCCCCCGAGCCTACCCGAGCGCCGCCGCTCCGCTGATGCCGCGGACCGCGGCCGCGCCGTCCCTTCCCTTCGACCGCGCCCGCGGTGACAATCCCCTCCGGTCCGTCGGCCGCCGGCCGGCCCTCCCCCCGCCCCTGGAACGCGCACGATGGCCAAGGCAGCCCGGGTGATCCTTTCCGCCCTCGCCGACGAATCGGCCTTCCACCTCACGGCAGTCGAGCAGTTCTCGGCGCTGGCGGCGCTGGGGCTGGAGTACTACTCCCTCCGCTTCATCGACGCCGGCAAGGGGGTGAAGAACGTCATGCAGCTGACGCTGCCGGAGATCCGCCGCATCCGTCACCTCGAGGACGAGTACGGTCTCAACGTGACCTCGATCGCCTCGCCGATCGGGAAGGTCAAGCTCCGCGACGTCGAGGACGGCACCAAGAATCGGTTCGTGCCGTTCGCCAAGTACCTCGCCAAGGACGTCGCCCGGGCGTGCGAACTGGCCCACGCCTTCGAGACCAAGCTGATCCGCGGTTTCTCCTTCTACCATCCGCGCGGCGACCGTCCCGAGGCCCATCTCGAGGAGGCGGCCGACCGGATCGGGAAGATCGCCGAGGCCTGCCACCGCTCCGACCTGACGTTCGGCTTGGAGGTCGAGGCGAATCTCGTCGGCCAGACCGGCCAGCTGCTCGCCGACATCCACCGCCGCGTGAATCATCCGGCGCTGGTGTTGGTGTTCGACGCCGCGAATCTCGTCGTCCAGGGGATGACCGCGGCGGAGGTCTACCGGCAGTGGGAGGCGATGAAGCCCGGCCTCGGCTGGGTCCACGTCAAGGACTACCGGAAACCGACCGCCAAGTCCCGCGACGGCCACGTCGACGAAGGTGCGCTGGCGCACTTCGTCCCCGCCGACCGTGGCGCCGGCGGGCACGAGCGGATCCTTGCCGACCTGAAGTCGATGCTGCCGGCCCTGACCCGCCGGCTCGAGCACCGCGGGATCCCGGGGGTGTTCCTCGACCTCGAGCCGCACGTCCGTGGCGGTGGGCAGTTCGGCGGCACCAGCGGACCCGACGGGATGGGAATCGCGCTCCGCGGGCTGTGCCGCGTGCTCGACGGCGCCGGGATCGACTACCATCTCCGGGACTTCGACGACCTGCTGGCGGCGCGCGGACGGAAATGACCGGTCCGCGGCCGGCGGAACGCTGACCAGCGTGGGCTTTGCGGATGGCCGAAACCACCGAACCAGGCGGCTACTTCGTCGCCAACTATCCGCCGTTCTCCCGCTGGCATGCCGGTGCCGTGCCCGAGGTGCTGGCGGCCTTCGCGGCGCCCCCCACCGACGCGGCACTGGGGCTCTACCTCCACGTGCCCTTCTGCCGCAAGCGCTGCAAGTTCTGCTACTTCCGGGTCTACACCGACACCTCGGCCGCCGATGTCGAGCGCTACTCGCAGGCCCTCGCCGCCGAGGCGGCGCTCGTCGCCTCCCGGCCCGCCGTGGCCGGGCGCACGGTGCGCTACGTCTACTTCGGCGGTGGCACGCCGTCGTTCCTGTCGGCCCGGCAACTCGACCGGCTCGTCACCGGGCTCCGTGGCAGCCTCGGGTGGGACGCCGCGGAGGAAGTGACGTTCGAGTGCGAGCCGGGGACGCTCTCGGAGCCGAAGGTGCGGGCGCTGCGCGACCTGGGGATGACGCGGATCTCGCTCGGCGTCGAGAACTTCGACGACGCGATCCTCGAGGCCAACGGGCGGGCCCACCTGTCCGCCGAGATCTTCCGCGCCTGGGAGTGGATCCGCACCGCCGGGTTCCCCTCCACCAACGTCGACCTGATCGCCGGGATGCTCGGCGAGACGTTCGACAGCTGGCGGAGGACGGTCGAGCGGACGCTCGCGCTCGGTGCCGACAGCATCACGATCTACCAGTTGGAGTTGCCGCTCAATACCGTCTTCGTCCACGACGCGAAGGCCAGCGGCGGCGCGGTGCCGGTCGCCGACTGGCCGACGAAGCGCGCCTGGGTCGACTGGGCGTTCGACCGGGCCCTGGAAAGCGGGTACTCGATCTCCAGTGCCTACACGCTCGTCCGTGATCCGGCGCGGGTCCAGTTCCGCTACCGCGACATGCTCTGGGAGGGAAGTGATCTGGTCGCCCTCGGCGTCGCCAGCTTCGGTCACCTGTCCGGGCTCCACTACCAGAACGCGCCGCACTGGGACGACTACCTCGGGGCGATCGACGGCGGCCGACTTCCCGTCGCCCGCGGGCTACGGCCGACGCCCCGCGAGCTCCTCCTCCGCGAGACCGTCCTCGGTCTCAAGCGGGGTACCCTCGATGTCGACCGCCTCGGGCGGAAGTACGGCGTCGATCCCGTCGCCGCCTGGGCGCCGGTCTGGGCGGGTCTCGAGGCGGAGGGCTACCTCGACCAGCTTCGGCCGCGACCGGTCATGTCGCGCCGCGGATTGCTCATGGTGGATGCCCTGCTCCATCGCTTTTTCGAGGGGGAATCGCTGGCGGCAGCCTCCTGACGATCCCCTTACCGAGGGGTGGGGCCGGCAGGGTTACGGCCGGGTCCGGGCTGCGGTTTCACTTGGTGTTGGCGGAGTTCAACATGGGCTGGCGAAACGCTTCGCCGGCTCGGTACGTGAGCCCTTGTGGCATCACCAACGGTCGATCGCGCCGCCGCAGGCCGCGGTGCCAGCGGGCGACCATGAGGAGCGAAGAGTGCCACGATCCCCGAGCGCAACCAGCCGCACCCCTGCCGCGCCGAACGGGGTGGTCGGATCTTCCGGAACCGCGACGGCCCCCCTGGCATGTCCGTCGCGGCCGGCTCTTCGCGACCGGATCCGCGCGATGGCCGCCGATCTCGTCGCACCGTGGCGCAGCCAGGGCATCCCGGCCGGAGGCAAGTCGGCGGCGTCCCTCCGACGGCACGCGGAGGCTCTCGTCGACCGGGCTGGTGCCGGCCGGGAAACGGTCGGCTGGACGATGGTCACGATCGTGTCGGAGTACTGGCGGCAGCGGCTCGCCTCGTTGCCCGCCGGCCGTCGCCTTCTCCTCCTCCCCGACTGCCCGGTCGCCACCCACCGCGGTACCGGTGCTTCCGCAGGCCTGCATGTCTGCGGCCCGGACTGCACGCTCGGCACCGTGGCCGCGGCTGCCCGGGAGAGTGGGTGGGCGGTCAAGCCTACGTCGGCGGCGCTCGGGGGCATCGGCGCACTGCTCACCGGTCAGACCGACGGGATCCTCGGCGTCGCGAAGTTGTCACACCTCGAGAAGGCGTTCGCGATGCTGCCCGCCTTCGCCCTGCCGATCGCCGCGGTGCCGTTCGACGCCGATGCAGCGTCGGCAGCGGCCGCGCGGGGCCTGGGCTGCGCGGAGGTCGCCTCCGCAGCGGCGCTCGATCCGGCATGGATCCTCGGGCTTCTCGGTGTCGGCGGTGGTGCGGTAACGCCGATGGGGGATTACCTTCCGGTTCTCCGCGAGGCGGCCGGCCTGTTCACCGCGCAGGGGCTGGCACGGATCGACGAGCAACTCGGCCTCGGCACCGGCCTGGGAACCGCCGTCCCGCCGGCCTCCGGCGGTGAGCGGGCCGACGTCGCCGCGGTCGATGCCACCGCGGGAATGGCGAGCGATTTCCTCTCCCGCGGGGGGAAGTTCCTCCGGCCATTCATCACGCTGGCGGCGTTCGATGCGGTGAACGGCGACCGCCGGCAGCGTGGGGAACCGGTCGGCGATCTCGACCGGTCGGCGGTCCGCGCGGCTGCGGTGGCGATCGAGATCTTCCACAAGGCATCGCTCGTCCACGACGACATCGAGGACGACGACGCGATGCGTTACGGTCGCCCGACGCTCCATGTCGAGCGCGGCATCCCGCTGGCGGTCAACGCCGGCGACTGGCTGCTCGGCGTCGGCTACCGGATCGTGGCGGCGCTCCCCGGCCTGGCCCCCGACGTCCACCGCGACGTCGTGCGCCTGTTGGCCGATGCCCACGTGCGCCTGGCACGCGGCCAAGGGGGCGAGCTATGGTGGCGCGAGACGCCCGGCAAGGGCCTCCTCCCCACCGAGGCCCTGGAACTGTACGGGCTCAAGACGTCGCCGGCGTTCGAGGCTGCGCTGGCGATGGGGGTGCGTTTGGCGGGCCCTGATCCCGCCGCGGTGGGCGACCTCCGTGGCTACTCGCTGCACGTCGGCACCGGGTTTCAGGTGCTCAACGACCTCAAGGATTGGCAAGGGGACGCGGTCAACGCCCGCGACGCTGCCGGCGACCTCCTCGGCGGCCGGCCGACCGTCCTCTGGGCACTGGCGATCGAACGCCTCGGCAGCGACACGGTCAGCGGGCTGTTCGCACGGGCACGGGGCGGCGATGCCCACGAACGTGGGGCCGCCCTCGCCGATGCCCGTGAGCGGTTCGCCGCGGCGGGGGTTTTCGACAGCGCGGCGGCGATCGTCGCCGCCGAGCGTTCGGCGGCGTTGGCCGCGGCCGCCACCTGCACGCTGCCGCGGCTCCGGGACGTGCTCGAGTTCCTCCTCGATCTGGCCGTACCCGACGGCGCGGTGCCCGGCTGAGCGCGACCCGCCGGTTCCGAAGGGCGTCTGGCCCTGGTGCGGCGGCGATCATCCACGGCTCACCGCCGGCTGGCGCGACCGTAGACTCTCCGCCACGGAGCGTACGCACGTCGCTCCGACTGCACGGGGTCTGCCAAGTGCCAGCCGCTACAGATCGCACCGCCGGTCCCGTCGATCGAGGCGTGGTTCGTGCCCACGACGCCGTGGCCCGTGCCGAACGGCTCGTCGCCCTCGTCTGCCGGCCGGTGGAAGCGTTCGCGACGTTCACCGCCGTGGACGCGGCCGTCGTCCCGTCGCCGGCGCGCGAGCTGCTCGACCACGCCAGCCACATGACCGTGGTGATGGAACGATTCCACGGCCGGCCGCTCGAGCTGCGCGTCGTGGCCCGGATCGCCGAGCGCCCCGGTGTCGACGACTGGTACGCGCGCGAGATCCTCCTCGTCGATCGGGGCGGACGGGTCGTCCAGCACGGCATCGTCCGCATCGATCTGGCGCAGGTCGATCCGGACACCGCGCGGCGGATCCGCGCCGCCACCGAACCGCTGGGGCGTGTCCTCATCGAGGCCGGCCTGCTCCGCGACGTGCGCGCCGTCGCGCTGCTCCAGCTCCATGCCGGTGCGCGGTTGGCGGCGCTGGTCGGCCTCCCCGAGACGCCCCCGCCCGTCCTCTACGGCCGGGTCGCCGAGATCGCGCTGTCGGGGAGCGCCGCCCCCGCCGTCCAACTCCTCGAGACGGTGGTGCCTGCGGTCGGCTGACCGGTGGCGTCGCCCGATGGCGCGCCGCGGGTGGTGTCCGCCGACGGCAGCGACTGGCGGTCGAGCGAAGACGGGGCACATTGCCCAAGGTGTTTGGTGGAAGCCGTTTGCGCTGACTGTGGCGATATTGACTCACTGCGCAAGCTCTCTGTAGAGTTGGGCTGAGGGTAGTTTCGGAAAGCCGGGTTCCGCGTGAAGGATGGAGCTTTCACCGAAGCCGGTGTGACGGCCCCGGGCCAGAGGCGCGGGTGCCGGTTCCGGAGCGCCCCGAGGAGTCTGTGCGAAGGATTCGCCCCGTCGGTCCGCTGGAGTGGGCGGAATTCGGCACAGCGAGCGGTGTGATGACCGTGGAGCCCGTCCCGGCGTCGGCAAGGAGCGGTCCGGGACCGGCGGAAAGACGATGGATCGGCGAGGAGGGATGGTTCAGGGAGGCAATCGCTGCACGGAGGCCTAGGCGTCGGGAGCCGCCCCGCGGATGGGGAGGAAACCGGTCGCCGTTTTGACTAGCTGGACCACGGCTAGGGAGAGGGTGGTTGAGCACATGCAAAAGACTGTCTACACGACCGGTGAGGCGGCCAAGATCTGCAAAGTGAGCCAGCAGACGATCATTCGCTGCTTCGACTCCGGGCAGCTCAAGGGGTTCCGCGTCCCCGGGAGCCGGTTCCGGAGAATTCCCCGTGACCAGTTGTTCCTGTTCATGCGGGACAACGGCATCCCCACCGACGCCCTCGAGAGCGGGCGCCGGAAGATCCTCGTCGTCGACGACGACCAGG from Planctomycetota bacterium encodes the following:
- the waaF gene encoding lipopolysaccharide heptosyltransferase II: MHVLVILPRWLGDVVLSTPLLRSLRAHVGPGARISAAVKPAFIPLFAGTDWIDAFVPFDKRGRDPAVRVRGAAARLRRERPDVALIVPNSLSTGLLAWLAGAKRRVGFARHGRRWLLTDPLEPPRQRGRIVPVSTAAHAMDLGAWIGVPRGPLRLELATTAAEEALADAVLARLFPESAGPLVVFNDNGAYGPSKSWGTDRFAALARLTVERVPSARVVVHCGPGDRDGARDCARRAADRRVTSLADIDDLPLGLSKALLRRAAVVVTTDSGPRHVAAAFGTPTVVLHGPMDPRLGASDHRWLEEVRLDLACSPCGRRECPLGHHDCMKLVTPAEVGRIMVDLLERSRRPADRVA
- a CDS encoding polyprenyl synthetase family protein; protein product: MAADLVAPWRSQGIPAGGKSAASLRRHAEALVDRAGAGRETVGWTMVTIVSEYWRQRLASLPAGRRLLLLPDCPVATHRGTGASAGLHVCGPDCTLGTVAAAARESGWAVKPTSAALGGIGALLTGQTDGILGVAKLSHLEKAFAMLPAFALPIAAVPFDADAASAAAARGLGCAEVASAAALDPAWILGLLGVGGGAVTPMGDYLPVLREAAGLFTAQGLARIDEQLGLGTGLGTAVPPASGGERADVAAVDATAGMASDFLSRGGKFLRPFITLAAFDAVNGDRRQRGEPVGDLDRSAVRAAAVAIEIFHKASLVHDDIEDDDAMRYGRPTLHVERGIPLAVNAGDWLLGVGYRIVAALPGLAPDVHRDVVRLLADAHVRLARGQGGELWWRETPGKGLLPTEALELYGLKTSPAFEAALAMGVRLAGPDPAAVGDLRGYSLHVGTGFQVLNDLKDWQGDAVNARDAAGDLLGGRPTVLWALAIERLGSDTVSGLFARARGGDAHERGAALADARERFAAAGVFDSAAAIVAAERSAALAAAATCTLPRLRDVLEFLLDLAVPDGAVPG
- a CDS encoding coproporphyrinogen III oxidase family protein; this encodes MAETTEPGGYFVANYPPFSRWHAGAVPEVLAAFAAPPTDAALGLYLHVPFCRKRCKFCYFRVYTDTSAADVERYSQALAAEAALVASRPAVAGRTVRYVYFGGGTPSFLSARQLDRLVTGLRGSLGWDAAEEVTFECEPGTLSEPKVRALRDLGMTRISLGVENFDDAILEANGRAHLSAEIFRAWEWIRTAGFPSTNVDLIAGMLGETFDSWRRTVERTLALGADSITIYQLELPLNTVFVHDAKASGGAVPVADWPTKRAWVDWAFDRALESGYSISSAYTLVRDPARVQFRYRDMLWEGSDLVALGVASFGHLSGLHYQNAPHWDDYLGAIDGGRLPVARGLRPTPRELLLRETVLGLKRGTLDVDRLGRKYGVDPVAAWAPVWAGLEAEGYLDQLRPRPVMSRRGLLMVDALLHRFFEGESLAAAS
- the queC gene encoding 7-cyano-7-deazaguanine synthase QueC, which codes for MEEVTVPHGAARRTVVLLSGGLDSATVAAWAVRRGDTVTALSVDYGQRHAVELEAAARIAAALGITDHVVLAVDLAACGGSALVDRSIAVPKDRPAAALAAEIPVTYVPARNTVFLALALAVAETRGATAIALGVNAVDYSGYPDCRPEFIAAFARLATLATKAGVEGTPLEIVTPLLHLGKADIVRLGIELGLDHGLTTSCYDPAPDGRPCGRCDSCQIRAAGFAAAGAVDPRAHTG
- a CDS encoding sugar phosphate isomerase/epimerase — its product is MAKAARVILSALADESAFHLTAVEQFSALAALGLEYYSLRFIDAGKGVKNVMQLTLPEIRRIRHLEDEYGLNVTSIASPIGKVKLRDVEDGTKNRFVPFAKYLAKDVARACELAHAFETKLIRGFSFYHPRGDRPEAHLEEAADRIGKIAEACHRSDLTFGLEVEANLVGQTGQLLADIHRRVNHPALVLVFDAANLVVQGMTAAEVYRQWEAMKPGLGWVHVKDYRKPTAKSRDGHVDEGALAHFVPADRGAGGHERILADLKSMLPALTRRLEHRGIPGVFLDLEPHVRGGGQFGGTSGPDGMGIALRGLCRVLDGAGIDYHLRDFDDLLAARGRK
- a CDS encoding 7-carboxy-7-deazaguanine synthase QueE, whose product is MRIAELFTSLQGEGLLAGTPSVFVRASGCNLRCAWCDTPYTSWHPEGEEWSVARIVGAVIATGARHVVLTGGEPLLFADAPEIVARCRGAGLHVTVETAGTVIPPGLPPGGWADLVSISPKLTSSAPAAADHPAWHRRHLSARRADDVLLRLLAGGPWQLKFVVGAEADIAEALAWLADLERAHGEPLDRSRVFLMPEGIDVVTLERIGAWLRPAAAAAGLAYGPRHHVAWFGHRRGT